The Toxorhynchites rutilus septentrionalis strain SRP chromosome 1, ASM2978413v1, whole genome shotgun sequence genome contains the following window.
atacactcttatctgattataagcgaaagctgaagatataattcctaaaaattaaatttctacagcgttttttacgtgatgcaatttgatgtgacacaccctttagtatccTTTTCGATGACCCCCCGAATCCTTCTCGGATACACAGTGGCCGTGGATTCAGCTTACGATTTAAAACTTGTAGTTGAGCGAAACAACTAGATTGAAGATTTAAACATAACATAATAGACGACGAAGAGTGATGTGTTTAACTGTTCGTCGTTTCCGCGAAACATGTgaccagtgtttgccaaatgattcactcattgaaaaaatcgctttcgttcgttcaaatatgatctttcaggaaacatttcccccagcggtattctattgttgttatgtgctgcaaatcacgacacaaaagagaacgagacaactctgcatcggctcgcacttcattgcacaccagcatgcaagcaaagctatcatatacgctttcggtgcagaaagcttattttcttctttgcctctaacatatgcataccgacctctccatgcatcatgaaacagcaggatcgtacggacaacgcaaagcgaaagattcatattcagctaatgtagcagatcctgatttttaagtctcagagagtgcaaactatatgattatttagctcgatagaggctaagggaagggtagtcagattatattttccatttttaacgccgctatcccttgaaatgtgtatattcatatagaccgcatagttttactagccacaccgctccagtgagaagcaaaaactctcgcgttttatctcttttcccattcgctgctctccgcaaatggtgacgtaatgatgacgtaatttttcttgtatcatttattgctttgcacttgtctgtgcagtgggtttcgctatagtaaaatgggacgatatatgcggttcaaacttgtatgcaggcttcgaaaatagtgtgccatgtttgatacagctcgaatatgcaaacaacagtcttcgttcctctcttagtttaatcactaaatgttacaaaagtgattgctgacattcatacaagtatctgaatgatcctctcatatttggttatatgttcgtgagagtttacttgcatggcacattgtgtatcatttgattttgatcgaaatccaaacactgcattTGGCTTGTTTTAATCACCCATTGTCTCGCTCGTTCAATGTCTTCTCGACGGTGGAAATCTTTTCATCGGTAAACACAATTTTCCTGTTCTGTCCTCCCACTAGCGAACGACATGCTTGTTCTTGTCGGATTTGTTCCAGTACAACGGTAAGCAAATGTATTGCATAGCCCACAGTCAATGATTAAATTTGTTGTTGCAAGATGTTTGTGATATTTCATTTACAATTAGCTACTTATTCGTTTTGGAATAAGCTTCCCAGAATCAGAATCTTTTGTTCTCCGTCAAATATATTGGGCGATCGCGAAAGGAACGAAAAGAACTGGCATAAAATGGATTCTGTTGAGAGTTTAGAATGGCCTTGAGGCATTCGAAAATgtgaaattgatattttttaaccTTCGTGTATCAACTCAAATaatccaaacaaaaaaaatttctattaaAATAAAAAGCAATAGCTCCTCAAAGCTTCACAGAGAAGAATATAAATATTCTTCGAAGTGGCAGCAGCTGGGCCAATCTTCCACGGAAATATTATTACGCTCAAACGACTCGACTCGCCAAGAAAATGAGAGAAAAATCGTTTTAAATTACTTTGATTCACGGGGTAAGTGCtgaaacattgtaacattgaaAGGAAGATACACTTGTCTTACCGAGGAGATTCCTGAAGCTGCCGCTATTCATCCACCCTGCTAAGGAACTTATCTCAACCCATTACGGCAGCTCATTCACTCGTCTTCTTGCTCCTCGCAACATTGTTAATTTCCTTCATGCTCATCAATTCTGTCTCCACCGCACCTGATGCTTCCCTCTCCACTCCCGGCAGCATGCTTTCAAAATGCCATCAtgccacgtcaaaaaatacacATCTACCCTTTTTTTCGCTCAGCACCTGCTTTTCTAATATTAATTCTTTCCTGGAACATTGGCTACGAGCTGTTGGACTTCGGCGGACTAATTTTGCTCTTCCCACCGTAGAATAGTAAACTTTTTGATTGGTTCGTTAAATATGTATCCCAAAAATGACGCGAGGCTCGCCCTTGTGCTGTCCACCGGGCTGTATTTTTTACTccttcgtttcaacccatcgtcTATGAGGGTTCACAAAGGTGGCGCTATTTTATGATCTCCAGCATACACACAGTAGCGTGTCTCAAACATGAACTGCTCAGCTGTCGAGCTCAAAATAGGACTGAGAATTGATTTGTCTCCTGTGAGCAACAAGCACCTGTACCATGTGGGAGAGGGCTGTTCGGAATAACGAAACGGAACATGGCAGAGCCCACCATAAAATAATCCTATGGATGGAAAAAGTCATAATTTTTGGCGAAAAATTTGGCCATAATTTCACTTCGAACCAACAATTTATGGAGCGAGCGAGACAACTAAAGTATGGTTCAACATCCGTTATGGCGGAATAGAATGAAGTCTATGAAAAAGAGCCTCCCGACCATAAAAACTATGAGAAGCCATCAGCTGATTAGTTCTCTCTCTCATTTACTTTTTGGTGTTTTTACTTTAGGACATAAACCCTGAAACAAATCTTAAGCTAGTGTTGCTACTGTATCCGTGATAATGTTTACACCATCGTACAATAAAGGTCCTCATTCAATCTGTGCATACAATGCTTTGGTTTTCTTTGCATGCCCGTGAGCTATAATCATATGATAATAGGCTGCGGTTAAAATGAGCCGATTTCATTGATTTGGCAGTTGGGCCATGACGAAGTGGCAGCGTATTCGTGATTTGTCCCTCGCGAAAAGTTCTCGAAAAGACATTTCAATCGTCGTGGgaacaataaataaaaagaCGACAATCCGCAAAGGTGGTCACAGCTCGTTCGAGTTCAACTCGGTTTCCGAGGATTATCGCTGCCATCAAAAGGGAGATTCGGGTGAATCCAGTGCGTTCAAAGACGAGTTAGATgattataaaaatgtgtatttGACTAAGCATCATGGTATGGTGTCAGGATTGGATTGCATTGACTTTTCCTAAATGCCACCCAAGTACAGAAAACCTCAGACTAACATTGACCTGGAGAGAAATTGATCCAGGCTTAGGATCTTCCGTGCGTCCCGGAAGCGTGTGGATGCCGAAAGAGCAGCAAGTGGAAACCCCATCGGTGATAAACATAGTTTAGTACTCTCAGAAACATCCACCTTTTGAATAAACTGTTGGAAGAAGTTTATGTCCGAGACATGCCCGCATATGACGTAGCAACGTTGAGTGCCCCGGTTTTGCGAATCTATGGAAATTTTCAAACCTTTTAGGGCCATCGTTTCTAATCGTATTGGAaggtattttttgtttgaaagggAATTCTTATAAACTTATATGCATATATTAGTTACCTTttttatcatatgttatactgtcagtcactggtaactgacgtggcagtcaacgtgttaaaaaaGTTACCCCcataaaaaccgcgtaaaatcgCACGATATAGGCTACCTATTCACTCCTCAAAACGAGAGATGAATCGCTCACCAAAATTTATTACACAATAGGTCACTCGTTTCGGGTGCTGTGTGTCATGTGGCACCATCTTTGTGGAACTACATCTCgaccataaaaaaattaaaaaaaatcatccaagtTATCGCACCTTTTCCAACTAGCACACAATAATTTATCCAAACTCTAACATAACCGTTAACGTACTCAAATTACATAACAACTCTAATTTGAACACTAAAATATATTCAGTGCCAGAAATTCCAAAGCATTCCCTCTCCCTAGTCCACGACCTTCCGAAAGTGCTGCGCATATGCAAGAATGCAGCGGGGCAACACGTGTTCATGTTGATAAACATATGTTGACCATAACAGAGGAGTCCGGCTTGGCTTGGATAGACGGGTAACAAAATATACAAATTGTTAAGCCAGAATACAGTTGAAGTTTGACAAGAAACCGAGTTACGTCGTTTCACCCCATCCGAAACGCCGTACCCAGTatatggcgaccgtgacaggactCGAGAAAATCTTTCAAGTTGAAAGTGGTGATCATAAGTGTTGCGAAGGAGGACTTTTGTTTCGTTTTGCTTTCTCAACAACACCTTGATTCCTTTTGACATGGTTGGAGCGTTGTCAAAAATTGAGAACGTTACATCATGAAAGCACgtatattctagagcttgccactcagaatgcattcaaggcgtgttatttggcatagaaatttcaactaagtactaataaaaaaatgacgcgagtaatactacattgagacggcgaagttcctctaggaacgttagtgcagtgttaggaagaagaagaacatcATGAAAGCTGAACTGTCACTCTGTTACTCTCCATTGAATGAAGGATGCCGTTACTAAAATCGGCAAATTCTTCCCATCCAAAACGAAAAAGCTGAAGAAAGATTATTTTACATGAACATGTTCATGGTGAAATCCATCACTGAATGATACCACCAATTACTGAATAGAGCTCATTATCATCTctttaaccccttcacgtacaacatcgaacctcactcgtcgtctatcgatgtgaaatggatacatgCTTCAGGCGCGTGATGATGCGGGACTGCTACGATCGTAAGTAAGATACACACACTGTTGTGAAGCCAAGTCCGTTTAGCACAAACGTTTTATTGATGTGTTTTTAGCTACAAATTTCAATTCATTAGCTTACAAAAATTCTTCAGATTATCATTAAACTCACAATCTTGGTGATCACTACCAGAAGGACAAATGTTTGAGTTCCTCTCTAATGCCTCTATGTTATTCCTGTTCTTCAATGCTCAGAGCAGTTCTGTTGAATAAATTGTTCGAGTTAGCAACAGCTATAAAATACAAAAGAATCCACTAACAATACAAATAATCGTTTGCACTAAGCATGACAAAAGTTAATAGTGCTTGGGATAATAGCAGTTTTCTAATCAATAGACTTCACTTGAATAAAGAAAGGACTATCAATAATTCAGCTTCGACCAGATAACGTTTTGATGACAGATCGCTCTACTCCGACGCATTGCTGCGATCTACCGCCTCGCTTGCGTTACCATTGGGTGATTCACTAACGGCTGAACCGGGGGGCTTAGCTTGCTCGCCGTTACAATCCCCCACCCGTGAAGGGTGGTGAGGATATACAGGTTATGTAGACTCCTCAGCGACTTCTCCATCTAATCCAACGTCGAGCAACGCCAGTCTAACTACTGGCCATTTGTACATCCCTGCTGCTGTGCGCAGCAGCGCCTGGCGAACTCGTCTATCGCGTCCTAGAAACACCTTCTCAACTCTCGCTCTTACATACTGGTTTCGCACCGCGTCATCCATCATTAACACTAGGTCACCTTTCCGGATTTCACGAACTTCATCGAACCACTTTCCTTGCCTTCTGATGACCGGCAAGTACTCCTCAATCCATCTTTTCCATATCGTGTCTGTAATGTGCTGTGCAAGAGTCCAACTGCTCCGAAGATTAGTACGATAGTCCACGAATTCCGACGGGGGTTGCCTCACACCTGATGAACTCCCAAGTAAAAATTGGATCGGGGTTAATGATTCTTGCTCGGCGTTTTCCAGCGGCACATACGTCAGAGGTCTCGAGTTGATCATCGACTCGGCATCCGAAAGGATTGTCAGTAGGGTTTCATCGTTTGGTTTACGAGGAGCATCGATTATTGTCCCAATGGCTTGTTTCGTAGAACGCACAAGACGTTCCCAGACTCCACCCATATGGGGATCCCCTGGTGGGTTGAATTTCCAACGGGTGTTCGAATTGGTGAACGTCGCAGTCAAGGTGTCGTTTCTGGATTGTATATCCTGCTGTAGTTGTTTGTTCGCACCCACGAAACAAGTCCCGTTATCGCTGAAAAATTCGATGGGAGAACCACGCCGGGCAATGAATCGCCTGACTGCCATCACACACGATTCGCTGGATAAACTGTGCACAACTTCTAGAGCAATACGCTCTCACTGTCAAGCAAGTGAATAAGGCCACCCAGCGTTTGACCTCCGAGCGACCTTGACTTATGAATAGTGGTCCGAAATAGTCCACCCCGACATAAGTAAACGGTTTCACATACGGGGTCAATCGTTGCTTCGGTAAGGGTGCCATCGGTGGTGGGCGTGGGGTGACTTTTGCTAATCGACAGGTGTAGCAGTTCTTGACAACCCGTTTGACTAGTGCTCTAGGTTTCGGTATCTCATATCGCTGCCGCATTTCGTTTACGACGGTTTCATGATGGGCGTGGTGGTAGCGGCGGTGGAACCAGTCTGTAAGGAGAGAAGATATTAGGTGGTTATCTGGCAAAATAACCGGATACTTAGCTTCATATGGTGCGTACCATGCAGCTCCGATCCTTCCTCGCATCCGAAGTAATTCATCCTCGTCTAAATACGGGCAAAGCTTATAAATGGAGCTTGATTTCGATACCACATTGTGTCGTGTCTTTGAATTTCTCTGGTTTTCTAGCAACATTCGCTTTTCTGCTTCAAAAACTTCAGCCTGAGCTTGCTTCCACAATAGTTTTTCCGCCCGTTGTAATTCGTCTTGTAGTAGTACACCGTATCGAGCACACTCTCCCTTCCTCAAACGTTTAATGTTCTCGATGAAGCGAATCACATATGCTTGTGTTCGCTGAAGCCTTTCCCACTTACTAAAGCGGCTCACCTCGATAAGTGGTTGTGGAGCCTGCCAATGAGCGTGCTGTGTGTTAGATAATTCTGCGGCAGTAGAAAATTGACGATTATGTGGCCATTCTTCTTCCGGACCATACAAAAATGAAGGCCCACGGAACCACAAGCTTTTCAAGTCAAATCTAGGTCCAGTTCCCCACTTTGTACCAGGATCTGCAGGATTCTCTCCCGAACGAACATACCTCCACTCGTTCATACGTGTTGATGACAaaatttcaccaattctcacTCCCACGAACTGGTGATACCTGCGATGGTCTGAATTGATCCATGCGAGGACCGTCTTAGAATCAGACCAGAAGAACTTGCGATTGACTTCAAACGAGTGTGACGAAATCACGGCTTCAGCGAGACGAGTTCCTAGGACTGCGGCTTTAAGTTCTAGTCGTGGAACTGACAGTACTTTGATAGGAGCTACTTTGCTCTTAGCCGAAACCAATGCAACCTCGATCCCTTTCGGTCCTGTCGCTGTTATGTATGCTACGCTGGCGTACGCTTCCTTACTCGCGTCAACAAACACGTGAAGTTGTTTGGGCTCATACACTCTATGTCGGAAATACCCACGTGGAATTTGAAGGTTGTTCAACGTAGAAAACTGACTCAGCCATCGACTCCATTTTGAAAGCAATTGATCGTTGATCGGGGTATCCCAATCGAGACCAGCCGCCCACGCCTCCTGGATTAAAATTCGTCCGTGAATGAGGAAGAAGGTTATGAATCCAAGTGGATCAAACAAGCTCATTACGAGTTTGAGCATTTCACGTTTGGTTGGTACATATGAAGGCTCCATtatcttcaaaatttccgctcTCGGAGACAACGCATACGAGAAGACATCGTAATATGGATTCCATCGCATTCCCAAAACTGATTCGATTTTCTCCGCTCTTTCTATGCAGAGTTCCTTTGTTTCATCCCGCGAGACATCCTTAATTGCTGACAGCACTTGTTTCGAATTCGATAAAAAAATTACGGATTTCAAATCCTCCCTTGGTATGTATTTGCTTCACCTGATTCACTACCTGGATAGCTTCCTCCACCGTCGCAAAGCTATCGAGATAGTCGTCCACATAGTGGTACTGGATTATCGCGGTCGCTGCTCGAGGAAATTGACTCATATAGTCCTTCGCGTTTAAATTCTTTATGAATTGAGCCGAACATGGGGAACAGGTTGACCCAAACGTGGCTACATCGACAATGTAGATCTGAGGAGTTTCTGCGGGATTTTTCCGCCATAGAAATCGTTGCGATTGACGATCTTTAGTGCATATTAGCATTCGGAGAAACATTTCTTTTATGTCTCCGCTCACAGCAATTTCATGCTCGCAAAAGTGACTAAGAACAGCGATGAGTGGCGTGAGCAGATCTGGTCCTTTCAATAGCGCTGAATTAAATGAAACTCCATTGACCTGGGCAGCAGCGTCCCAAACTAGCCTCACCTTGTTTGGCTTTTTTGGGTTGGTGACAACACCCAAAGGAAGATACCAGACGCGTTTCTTGTCAGTAGTGGTTAATTCATCCGGTGTGGCTCGATGACAGTATCCTTTGATGATGTACTCGTCCAATTGCTCATGAACTCGTAGTTTTAGGAAAGGATTCTTGGCCAGTTTTCGCTCTAGCGCTTCAAGCCTCCGGACAGCCATGGGGAAACTGTCCGGAAACTCCACATTGTCTGACTTCCACAGTAAGCCGGTTTCAAACCTATCGGAAACCCGGCCGGTTGTTTCCTCTAGCAAACGACGCGCTCTTCTATCCATTTCTGACTCTGGAACATCGAACGGCAACTCAGCCCCAGCTTTTTCCAAAGTAAAATAATCGGTTAGTTGTTGATTCAATTCTCGATCTGCATTCCAAAACGCTGGAACATGGAAATTCACTGAAACTGTTGATATGGTACGACTTGCACCACTGCCGTATATCGTCCACCCTAGCCTACATTTGGCTGCAATAGGCTCGTTTTGACCGCCCTCTCTTATTTTTAGCGGTATTCCGAGCCGTAGATTATCTAAACCGATGAGCATCTTTGGTTCCACCATTTCATAACTATCGATAGGCAATGACCGAAGATGAGGATATTTATCACATAACACACGGTACGACAATGACTGTCTCGGGAGCAAGAGATGATCGACTGTGCGAGCGTTGATGATTCGATATGTCTGCGGTTTGTCTTTTCCTGAAATCGTGAGTTGCACACGTTTGGATGCATTTTCTTTACGTGTGACGTTTCCGGTCCATTGCAACGTCAGCGGTTCTACTGGACCGTCAATTCTGAGAGAATCCGCAACAGAGCGATCCAAAAGAGTCGACGAAGACCCTTCGTCAATAAACGCAAATATGAGCTGCTGCATTCCGTTTTTGTGTAAAACCACTGGTAATATTCGGAAATATAGAAGAAAACTTTGATCGTTGGTCATAGATGAATGACTACTCGATAAATGTACTGGATCAATAGATACTGGTGTATGAAGGAGAGAATGATGTTTCTCCCGACATCCTTCCACAGCGCAACTCTGCCAAGTTTTACAAGGCCAtttctgatgaaaattcaaacaagtcCGACAAAGATTATTCTGCCGAACAAATTTCAAGCGATTCTCAACGTTTCTTTTCTCGAATTCATTGCAACCGGCGACTC
Protein-coding sequences here:
- the LOC129761087 gene encoding uncharacterized protein LOC129761087; this translates as MEPSYVPTKREMLKLVMSLFDPLGFITFFLIHGRILIQEAWAAGLDWDTPINDQLLSKWSRWLSQFSTLNNLQIPRGYFRHRVYEPKQLHVFVDASKEAYASVAYITATGPKGIEVALVSAKSKVAPIKVLSVPRLELKAAVLGTRLAEAVISSHSFEVNRKFFWSDSKTVLAWINSDHRRYHQFVGVRIGEILSSTRMNEWRYVRSGENPADPGTKWGTGPRFDLKSLWFRGPSFLYGPEEEWPHNRQFSTAAELSNTQHAHWQAPQPLIEVSRFSKWERLQRTQAYVIRFIENIKRLRKGECARYGVLLQDELQRAEKLLWKQAQAEVFEAEKRMLLENQRNSKTRHNVVSKSSSIYKLCPYLDEDELLRMRGRIGAAWYAPYEAKYPVILPDNHLISSLLTDWFHRRYHHAHHETVVNEMRQRYEIPKPRALVKRVVKNCYTCRLAKVTPRPPPMAPLPKQRLTPYVKPFTYVGVDYFGPLFISQGRSEVKRWVALFTCLTVRADNGTCFVGANKQLQQDIQSRNDTLTATFTNSNTRWKFNPPGDPHMGGVWERLVRSTKQAIGTIIDAPRKPNDETLLTILSDAESMINSRPLTYVPLENAEQESLTPIQFLLGSSSGVRQPPSEFVDYRTNLRSSWTLAQHITDTIWKRWIEEYLPVIRRQGKWFDEVREIRKGDLVLMMDDAVRNQYVRARVEKVFLGRDRRVRQALLRTAAGMYKWPVVRLALLDVGLDGEVAEEST